Proteins from a single region of Acidianus ambivalens:
- a CDS encoding glycosyltransferase family 4 protein, protein MKEIKVAVIAHGLGMSRGYSGEGYVYRTFFEMLNERGISYIAVSFSKPYDKSIPSTYCLPFHIPKFDKYQRILTYYPAKKVKPKLYLNASGVPIPLSNLAPHVIYAGAPAISTLPSKYTKSVFWKIYITPFKIMINKIKDEAKRAKIIANSRYSAKAIAQVYNINEPEVIYPPVDVEFFSKAYNEDNRENFFVTVGRIERGKMLENSIILSAKSGIKGVIVGSLNEVSYLKKLNKLKRELKANVEFLTNLPREELLKILSKAKVYFHPTIGEHFGIPVVEAMSAGVIPIVPKDSGAYEVVPEFSYSNIDEAVGILRNLIEENNLELRREMRRRSLQFSKDRFKEKIMSKIITLLS, encoded by the coding sequence AGGAATAAGTTATATTGCAGTAAGCTTTTCTAAACCGTATGATAAATCTATACCCTCAACGTATTGTCTGCCATTTCACATACCGAAATTCGATAAATATCAGAGAATTTTAACTTATTATCCAGCTAAAAAGGTAAAACCTAAGTTGTACTTAAACGCCTCGGGAGTACCTATACCCCTATCTAACTTAGCCCCTCACGTAATTTACGCCGGTGCTCCTGCAATCTCAACCCTACCGAGTAAATATACTAAATCAGTTTTCTGGAAAATTTACATAACTCCCTTTAAAATTATGATAAACAAAATTAAGGATGAGGCTAAGAGGGCTAAAATAATAGCAAACTCCCGCTATTCGGCAAAAGCCATAGCACAAGTATATAATATTAACGAACCAGAGGTAATATATCCTCCCGTTGATGTGGAGTTCTTCTCTAAAGCCTATAATGAGGACAATAGAGAGAACTTCTTCGTAACCGTGGGTAGAATAGAGAGAGGTAAAATGCTAGAAAACTCAATAATACTATCCGCAAAAAGCGGAATAAAAGGGGTAATAGTAGGGTCGTTAAATGAGGTAAGCTACCTCAAGAAATTGAACAAGTTAAAAAGAGAACTTAAGGCAAATGTGGAATTTTTAACAAACCTACCCAGAGAGGAACTACTAAAAATACTTTCTAAAGCTAAAGTTTACTTTCATCCAACTATCGGAGAACACTTCGGAATTCCGGTAGTTGAAGCAATGTCAGCTGGAGTAATTCCCATTGTACCTAAGGACAGTGGGGCATATGAAGTAGTACCAGAATTCTCGTACTCTAATATTGATGAAGCTGTAGGTATATTGCGCAATCTAATCGAAGAGAATAATTTGGAGTTAAGAAGAGAGATGAGGAGAAGATCTTTACAGTTTAGCAAAGATCGTTTTAAGGAAAAAATAATGTCTAAAATAATTACTTTACTCTCCTAG